TTTAGGGAATATGAAATGAAAAAACATGTCTTTAATCTGATGAAAAATAAACTTGGAGAGTGATGAATAACAAGCATCTTATGCCGGTACTGCCCCAATGTGAGGCTGAAATGTGGAGAGGGCTTGCCTTTGAATCACCTGAAATGATTGAGCGGGTACAAACGGAGATTTTTTTAAAGCACCTGAAATATTGCGCTCTTAACTCTCCTTTCTACCGGAAAACGTTTAAACAACACAGTACACAATGGCAATCGGTCAGTTCACTCTCTGAAATAAAAAACCTGCCCTTTACAGATAAGGGCGATTTAGATACCTGTTGCAGTGAGTTTTTATCTGTGCCGCCGGAGGAAATAGCGGATGTATGCCTGAGCTCGGCAACTACCTCCTCAACACCTGCACAGCTGCTTCAGACCAAAGGCGATTTATCCCGTCTGGCGTATAATGAGGAGATTGCATTTGAAACAGCGGGAGTTGAGAAAGGACAGACGATGGTTGTGGGGGCTGCGTTAGACCGTTGTTTTATGGCGGGGCTTGCTTATTTTCTGGGTGCAGTTAAGTTAGGCAACAGAGTAATCCGCTCAGGCGCTTCAAGCCCTGCCCAGCTATGGGAATTGATAAAGCTGACAAGGCCGCAGACAGTGGTAGGGGTGCCGTCGCTGTTAAGACGCTGTGCCCTTGAGGCCGAAAGAAACGGCGGACAGCCCCGCAGTGCCGGTGTGAAACGTATCATTGGAATTGGAGAGTCTATCCGTAACAGTGCTCTTGAGCCCCTACCGCATATAGTTGAGTTAGAGGCATTGTGCAGCGCAAGGGTATTGTCAACCTACGCTTCCACTGAAATGGCCACATCCTTCTGTGAGTGTCAGGAGCAAAAAGGCGGCCATATAATACCGGAGCTGATAGTAGTGGAAATAGTTGACAAGGATGGTAATGTTTTACCTCCCGGGCGGACAGGTGAGATTGTAGCTACTCCATTGGGAGTGGAGGGTATGCCGCTTTTGCGTTATAAGACAGGGGATATATCGTTTTTAATCAGTGAAAAGTGCGGCTGTGGCCGCAATACCATGCGTATGGCACCGGTGTTGGGACGTAAGAACCAAATGCTTAAATTTAAGGGTACGAGAGTCTATCCGGAGACATTTCTCCATGCCGTACAGTCTGTGGAGGCGGTGGCGGGAGGCTTCGTGGAGGCGCATTTAAACGACGACGGAACAGACCATGTCATCTTATGTGTAGCGCTGCATCAGAAGCTCACGGATATGCGTATAATACGTGAAAAAGTACAGGCCGTGGCCAGGGTGACGCCTGAGATTAAGATATTAACCACAGAGGAGTTTGAAGCACGTACCACAGTGCCCGGTAAACGGAAACGCATATTGTTTTTTGACCTCAGGAGCAATGCAACATGACCCTAAAGAGCCACAGAAGGAAAATAGAAGACTACCTGCCACACCGTGATGCTATGCTCCTTATAGATGAGCTCTTATATGTACAAACTGATACGGGAGGCGCCTCCGTTGTAATCAAAGAGGATAATATCTTTTATGCTTCCGATGAGGGATTAAATCCGGCGGCATATGTTGAGCTTATAGCCCAGACAGCCGCCGCCTATACAGGCTATGACGACAGACAAAAAAATAAACCTGTGAGGTCGGGCTTTTTAACGGGGGTTAAGGACTTTCAGGTAACGGCTGAAAGCAGAGCCGGCGATACTCTTTGCATAGATATAATGCGTAGTCTTGACATGAAAAATGCCACAGTGCTTGAGGGACTAATAAAACACTCAGACGGCAGGGTGTGTGCTAAGGGCACCTTAACTCTGTGGATACTGGATCAACCGCTTGAGCCGCCGGTTTTAAGCGGACAATCCCCCTTTTCTGATGTAACCGGCAAAAGGGAGGCTCTGCTGGATGAACTTAAAGGCGGGGGCAGCCGGGTGGAAAATTATATTTTTGAGCATACACTCATAAATGTCAGGGGCAAGGACACTTTGGTTATGTGCATTCCTTTTAATTCAGGGTTTATGGGGTTTGCCGGCCATTTCCCGCAGGCGCCTGTTTTGCCGGGAGTTGTGGTGCTTCAGAGCGCCCTTGCGGCGGCGGAGATACTAACGGATAAGCATTTGAGGCTGGAAACAATAGAGAAAGCAAAATTTATGGGCGTTGTACTGCCTGAGCAGCCCCTCATATGTGAATGTAAAGTGACAGACAAGGGGGAACAAAAAATGTGCAATGCAGCATTTACAGTAAACAATAGAAAAGTGGCATCTGCACTGTTTAGCGTGAGGGAGGCCTGATGAGCAACCGCAGGGGCAAGGCATACTTTGAAACATCCCCTGCCGCCCCGCCGCCTCTGACTGTAGAAACTCAACGTGTGGCACGTTTTGAAGAGGTTGACTCCTTGCATGTCGTATGGCATGGCCGTTATCCCAGTTATTTTGAAGACGGCAGAGCCGCTTTCGGCGGAAAATATTCCTTTGGATACATGGATATGTATAACGCAGGCTTTCTGGCGCCAATCTATCAATTACATTTTGATTATCACACGCCGATTGTCTTTCCTGAGGAGTTTAGAATAATCACCAGGGCAATCTGGTCAGATGCGGCACGGTTGAATTTTGAATATGAACTCAGAGGGCCGGCGGAAAGATTAATTGCTACAGGATACTCCGTACAGCTTCTGACTGACCTTAACTTCAATCTCCTTGTGTTAATACCTCAGTATCTGGAGAGGTTTCGCAATTTATGGAAAGAGGGTAAGCTTCATGGCTAAAGTCTTCATAAAGCAGGCGGCTGCGTTTACTTCCCTGGGTGAGAACCTTGATGATACTTTCGATGCACTGTGTTTGGGAAAAACCGCAATAGCGCCGGTTAAGAGATTCAGTACCGTGCACATGGAGGGCACGGATGCAGCCATTATACCTTCATTAGACATGAGTGATTCAAATAAGATAATTACGCTTTTGTCAAAGTTACTACCACAGCTGAATGATTTGTCACCGGATACGTTTGTCATCTGGACAGGGATAAAGGGCGGGG
The nucleotide sequence above comes from Nitrospirae bacterium YQR-1. Encoded proteins:
- a CDS encoding AMP-binding protein codes for the protein MNNKHLMPVLPQCEAEMWRGLAFESPEMIERVQTEIFLKHLKYCALNSPFYRKTFKQHSTQWQSVSSLSEIKNLPFTDKGDLDTCCSEFLSVPPEEIADVCLSSATTSSTPAQLLQTKGDLSRLAYNEEIAFETAGVEKGQTMVVGAALDRCFMAGLAYFLGAVKLGNRVIRSGASSPAQLWELIKLTRPQTVVGVPSLLRRCALEAERNGGQPRSAGVKRIIGIGESIRNSALEPLPHIVELEALCSARVLSTYASTEMATSFCECQEQKGGHIIPELIVVEIVDKDGNVLPPGRTGEIVATPLGVEGMPLLRYKTGDISFLISEKCGCGRNTMRMAPVLGRKNQMLKFKGTRVYPETFLHAVQSVEAVAGGFVEAHLNDDGTDHVILCVALHQKLTDMRIIREKVQAVARVTPEIKILTTEEFEARTTVPGKRKRILFFDLRSNAT
- a CDS encoding acyl-CoA thioesterase, coding for MSNRRGKAYFETSPAAPPPLTVETQRVARFEEVDSLHVVWHGRYPSYFEDGRAAFGGKYSFGYMDMYNAGFLAPIYQLHFDYHTPIVFPEEFRIITRAIWSDAARLNFEYELRGPAERLIATGYSVQLLTDLNFNLLVLIPQYLERFRNLWKEGKLHG